Proteins encoded within one genomic window of Cellulomonas xiejunii:
- a CDS encoding phage tail sheath family protein, producing MPTYTAPGVYVEEIPSSQKVLTSAPTAVTAFVGFTASAPADDPADPQGLMPRLVTSWTQYEALYGGFVEGAMLPLSVYGYFLNGGTQAYIVRVPNAEPSGKPATLELPAADRALGLPVAIESVEPDAQLTVAVQSDDAPDDLEGPTTFTITVLEGGEPVESYPGLSLGGPRDAATVINKTSTKVKVEIRLDEETDLSSQLELLRPGTYALQQAEPVKVPVTGRKFAGSESARTGINGLAIAEDVTIVAVPDLVTAATREDGTLDLGLWKAVQTSLIAHCEQHANRMALLDAPPGMTPQQVKEWRSEVAQYDSAFATMYYPWIKVENPLGSGASAEIVVPPSGHVAGVWARTDETRGVWKAPANDTIRGVLDVERAVTQTEQGFLNPIGVNAIRPFGTRGIRIWGARTLASDTDWQYINVRRLFNMVESTILEGTQWAVFEPNDVTLWEGVKRTLTGYLHGLWQSGALFGSTADQAFFVRCDETTNTPESIDAGRLVVEVGLAPVKPAEFVVFRISQNKQSAA from the coding sequence GTGCCCACCTACACCGCGCCCGGCGTGTACGTCGAGGAGATCCCCTCGTCCCAGAAGGTGCTGACGTCGGCCCCGACCGCCGTGACGGCCTTCGTGGGCTTCACCGCGTCGGCGCCGGCGGACGACCCGGCCGACCCCCAGGGGCTCATGCCTCGCCTCGTCACCAGCTGGACCCAGTACGAGGCGCTGTACGGCGGGTTCGTCGAGGGCGCGATGCTGCCGCTGTCGGTGTACGGCTACTTCCTCAACGGCGGCACGCAGGCGTACATCGTGCGCGTCCCCAACGCCGAGCCGTCCGGCAAGCCGGCGACGCTCGAGCTGCCCGCCGCGGACCGCGCGCTGGGTCTGCCCGTCGCCATCGAGTCCGTCGAGCCCGACGCGCAGCTGACGGTGGCCGTGCAGAGCGACGACGCGCCCGACGACCTCGAGGGCCCGACGACGTTCACGATCACGGTCCTCGAGGGCGGCGAGCCCGTCGAGTCCTACCCCGGCCTGAGCCTGGGTGGCCCGCGCGACGCCGCGACGGTCATCAACAAGACGTCCACGAAGGTCAAGGTCGAGATCCGCCTCGACGAGGAGACCGACCTGTCGAGCCAGCTCGAGCTGCTGCGCCCCGGCACGTACGCGCTGCAGCAGGCCGAGCCCGTCAAGGTGCCGGTCACGGGCCGCAAGTTCGCCGGGTCCGAGTCGGCGCGCACGGGCATCAACGGCCTGGCGATCGCCGAGGACGTCACGATCGTGGCCGTCCCCGACCTGGTCACCGCCGCGACGCGCGAGGACGGCACGCTCGACCTCGGCCTGTGGAAGGCCGTGCAGACGTCGCTCATCGCGCACTGCGAGCAGCACGCCAACCGCATGGCCCTGCTCGACGCGCCCCCCGGGATGACGCCCCAGCAGGTCAAGGAGTGGCGCTCCGAGGTCGCGCAGTACGACTCGGCGTTCGCGACGATGTACTACCCGTGGATCAAGGTCGAGAACCCCCTCGGCTCGGGCGCGTCCGCCGAGATCGTCGTCCCGCCGTCGGGGCACGTCGCCGGAGTGTGGGCCCGCACGGACGAGACGCGCGGCGTGTGGAAGGCCCCGGCCAACGACACGATCCGCGGCGTCCTGGACGTCGAGCGTGCCGTCACGCAGACCGAGCAGGGCTTCCTCAACCCGATCGGGGTCAACGCGATCCGCCCGTTCGGCACGCGCGGCATCCGCATCTGGGGCGCGCGCACGCTCGCGTCGGACACCGACTGGCAGTACATCAACGTGCGTCGCCTGTTCAACATGGTCGAGTCGACGATCCTCGAGGGCACCCAGTGGGCCGTCTTCGAGCCGAACGACGTGACCCTGTGGGAGGGCGTCAAGCGGACCCTCACCGGGTACCTGCACGGTCTGTGGCAGTCGGGCGCGCTGTTCGGCTCCACCGCCGACCAGGCGTTCTTCGTCCGCTGCGACGAGACCACCAACACCCCCGAGTCGATCGACGCCGGCCGCCTCGTGGTCGAGGTCGGTCTCGCGCCCGTCAAGCCCGCGGAGTTCGTGGTCTTCCGGATCAGCCAGAACAAGCAGAGCGCGGCCTGA
- a CDS encoding phage tail protein, giving the protein MPSTGLFSADPIVSQNFFLEIDGQVVSALMSVSGLDVEVGVGKVTQIGADGKKQQVKFLGQTVEVPDLQLTRVAPADVTNDPLWKWFKAVREGGLSGDRAQNRKNGSVVLYDASAKEVARFNFFNGWPSKISTDQLSVDGSDAIKETVSVVIERLERVK; this is encoded by the coding sequence ATGCCCAGCACCGGACTGTTCAGCGCCGACCCGATCGTCTCCCAGAACTTCTTCCTCGAGATCGACGGGCAGGTCGTCTCCGCCCTCATGTCGGTCTCGGGCCTCGACGTCGAGGTCGGCGTCGGCAAGGTCACCCAGATCGGGGCCGACGGCAAGAAGCAGCAGGTCAAGTTCCTCGGCCAGACCGTCGAGGTCCCCGACCTGCAGCTGACCCGCGTCGCGCCCGCCGACGTCACCAACGACCCGCTGTGGAAGTGGTTCAAGGCGGTCCGCGAGGGCGGCCTGTCCGGCGACCGCGCGCAGAACCGCAAGAACGGCTCCGTCGTCCTGTACGACGCGTCCGCCAAGGAGGTCGCGCGGTTCAACTTCTTCAACGGCTGGCCGAGCAAGATCTCGACCGACCAGCTCTCGGTCGACGGGTCGGACGCCATCAAGGAGACCGTCTCGGTGGTCATCGAGCGCCTCGAGAGGGTCAAGTGA